One window of Quercus robur chromosome 12, dhQueRobu3.1, whole genome shotgun sequence genomic DNA carries:
- the LOC126708679 gene encoding probable xyloglucan glycosyltransferase 5: protein MAPRLDFSNWWAKDTRKGNPVVVTMENPNFSVVEIDGPDSAFRPVEKSRGKNAKQVTWVLLLKANRAVGCVAWLATVLWALLGAIKKRLIHRQGVTLASEKMGKGKLLFRVIRVFLVTALAILAFEVVAYLQGWHYFNNPSLHIPKTSDLEGVLHMVFVAWLTFRADYIAPLIQALSKFCVLLFLIQSADRMVLCLGCLWIKYKKIKPRIVGDPFKSDDLEGSGYEFPMVLVQIPMCNEKEVYEQSISAVCQLDWPKDRILIQVLDDSDDESIQWLIKAEVTKWSQRGINIIYRHRLVRTGYKAGNLKSAMGCDYVKGYEFVAIFDADFQPNPDFLKQTVPHFKDNPELGLVQARWSFVNKDENLLTRLQNINLCFHFEVEQQVNGVFLNFFGFNGTAGVWRIKALEESGGWLERTTVEDMDIAVRAHLNGWKFIFLNDVKVLCEVPESYEAYRKQQHRWHSGPMQLFRLCLPAIITSKISVCKKANMILLFFLLRKLILPFYSFTLFCIILPLTMFVPEAELPVWVICYVPVFMSFLNILPAPKSFPFIVPYLLFENTMSVTKFNAMISGLFQLGSSYEWVVTKKAGRSSESDLLAVAEKDSKTMNQPQIYRGASESDLSELNQIKEQKEAAQVPVKKVNKIYRKELALAFLLLTASVRSLLSAQGVHFYFLLFQGVTFLLVGLDLIGEQMS, encoded by the exons ATGGCTCCAAGATTGGACTTTTCTAACTGGTGGGCAAAAGATACCCGCAAGGGAAACCCAGTGGTAGTCACAATGGAGAACCCAAATTTCTCAGTTGTGGAGATTGATGGTCCAGACTCTGCCTTCAGGCCTGTAGAGAAAAGTAGAGGCAAGAATGCAAAGCAAGTGACATGGGTTTTGCTTCTCAAGGCTAACCGTGCTGTCGGTTGTGTTGCTTGGCTAGCCACTGTGCTTTGGGCATTGCTTGGAGCTATCAAGAAGAGGCTGATCCATAGGCAAGGAGTAACCTTGGCAAGTGAGAAGATGGGAAAGGGGAAATTGCTTTTTAGAGTGATTAGAGTGTTCCTAGTGACAGCCTTGGCAATATTGGCCTTTGAGGTTGTTGCTTATTTGCAAGGCTGGCATTACTTCAACAATCCCAGTTTGCACATTCCCAAGACCTCTGATTTGGAAGGCGTGCTCCACATGGTCTTTGTTGCTTGGTTGACGTTCAGGGCTGATTACATTGCACCACTAATTCAAGCACTCTCTAAATTCTGTGTTCTGCTATTCCTTATCCAATCAGCAGACCGTATGGTGCTTTGCCTAGGTTGCTTGTGGATAAAATACAAGAAGATTAAGCCCAGGATTGTGGGGGATCCCTTCAAGTCTGATGATTTGGAAGGGTCAGGCTATGAATTTCCTATGGTTCTTGTTCAAATTCCAATGTGTAATGAGAAGGAG GTTTATGAGCAGTCTATCTCTGCGGTATGCCAACTTGATTGGCCAAAGGACCGTATACTCATTCAAGTGCTTGACGATTCTGATGATGAGAGTATTCAATGGTTAATTAAGGCAGAGGTTACCAAATGGAGCCAAAGGGGCATCAACATAATCTATCGACATCGCTTGGTTAGAACCGGTTATAAAGCTGGGAATCTCAAGTCAGCGATGGGCTGTGATTATGTTAAGGGTTATGAGTTTGTTGCAATCTTTGACGCAGATTTCCAACCTAATCCTGATTTTCTTAAGCAAACTGTACCACATTTCAAG GACAATCCTGAACTAGGTTTGGTTCAGGCTAGATGGTCTTTCGTGAACAAGGATGAGAACTTGTTGACTCGTCTCCAAAACATTAATTTGTGTTTCCACTTTGAGGTGGAACAGCAGGTTAATGGGGTATTCCTTAATTTCTTTGGTTTCAATGGAACTGCTGGTGTTTGGAGAATTAAAGCCCTGGAGGAATCTGGAGGCTGGCTTGAAAGGACCACTGTTGAGGATATGGACATAGCTGTCCGAGCTCATCTCAATGGTTGGAAGTTTATCTTCCTGAATGATGTAAAG GTCCTTTGTGAAGTTCCTGAGTCATATGAAGCTTACAGGAAGCAGCAACATCGCTGGCATTCTGGTCCAATGCAACTTTTTAGATTGTGTCTTCCAGCAATTATAACTTCTAAG ATATCAGTATGTAAGAAAGCCAACATGATACTGCTATTCTTTCTTTTGAGGAAACTTATCCTTCCCTTTTATTCCTTCACATTGTTCTGCATAATTCTTCCTCTAACCATGTTTGTCCCAGAGGCTGAGCTTCCTGTGTGGGTTATTTGTTATGTGCCTGTTTTTATGTCCTTCCTCAACATTCTTCCAGCCCCAAAATCCTTCCCCTTCATTGTTCCTTATCTCCTATTTGAGAATACCATGTCTGTTACAAAATTCAATGCAATGATATCTGGATTGTTCCAGTTGGGTAGCTCTTATGAGTGGGTTGTCACCAAGAAAGCTGGCAGGTCATCAGAATCCGATTTACTGGCTGTTGCTGAAAAGGATTCAAAAACAATGAACCAACCACAGATCTACAGAGGAGCTTCTGAGAGTGACCTTTCTGAACTGAACCAAATTAAGGAACAGAAAGAAGCAGCTCAAGTTCCCGTTAAGAAAGTTAACAAGATATATAGGAAGGAGCTTGCGCTGGCATTCCTTTTGCTCACGGCTTCTGTCAGGAGCCTGTTATCTGCACAAGGAGTCCACTTCTACTTCCTGCTTTTCCAAGGGGTGACATTCCTTCTTGTGGGTCTTGATCTAATTGGAGAGCAGATGAGCTAA